The following nucleotide sequence is from Candidatus Jordarchaeales archaeon.
CTGATAGGGAAGAAGCGTCACCTTATGCCGCTATGCAAGCGGCCTTTAGAGCGGCAAGGGAAGCCATGGAAAAGGGCATCGTTGGAATAAATATTAAGGTCAGAGCCCCTGGAGGACATGGTCCAAAGACTCCTGGCCCGGGGGCACAAGCAGCGATTAGAGCGCTTGCTAGGGCAGGTTTGAGGATTGGAAGGATAGAGGATGTGACACCTATCCCTCACGATGGAACACGGCGTCCTGGCGGAAGAAGAGGACGCAGAGTATAGAAACGCCTTAAAAACAGCTTCAAGCTCCCCCCTTTGTTTCTGGTGGTGGGCTTATTGGATGTTAAAATCCTTAAACTAGAGGGGAATACGCTTCGTTTCATACTGGAAGGCGTGGACGTGTCGGTCGCAAACGCCCTCCGCAGAGTGATGTTAGCTGAGGTTCCGACTATGGCTATTGATGAAGTCATAATAATAGAGAACACGTCTCCGATTTTTGACGAAATGCTAGCCCATAGGTTAGGACTTATCCCGCTTGTTACAGACCTTGAAAGCTATGTCCTTCCCGAAGAGTGTGACTGTAAAGGTGAAGGGTGTGTTAAATGCATG
It contains:
- a CDS encoding 30S ribosomal protein S11 → MSEGKAEEKKKAKWGVAHIYSSFNDTIITITDLTGAETIAKCSGGMIVDADREEASPYAAMQAAFRAAREAMEKGIVGINIKVRAPGGHGPKTPGPGAQAAIRALARAGLRIGRIEDVTPIPHDGTRRPGGRRGRRV